In the genome of Nitrospiraceae bacterium, the window CATAGCCGGTGTTTCCCGCTTCACTGTCACCGGTGCAGGAGTCATCAAGTCACTCGCCGGAACTCCTGCTAGAGACCGCTCCTCCTTAATCGCATGGAGAAGATCGAACTCACTGACAATCCCAAGCAAATGCTGCTCACGATCCACAATGGGTACGCTCCCAAAACCCTCTTCAGTCATGGTCTGCGCCAATGTTTCTGCTGAATCCTCAGGATGATAGGCATACACGGCATCTTGCATGAATTGCTCGGCAATCAGCCCCTTAAAGTCACGAGACCCAACAATGTAATCAACGCG includes:
- a CDS encoding CBS domain-containing protein; this translates as MRRVDYIVGSRDFKGLIAEQFMQDAVYAYHPEDSAETLAQTMTEEGFGSVPIVDREQHLLGIVSEFDLLHAIKEERSLAGVPASDLMTPAPVTVKRETPAMEIINKLEGKHLIRMPVVDEDGKLLGVVARRDILLGYLNATRKTKVF